The Gopherus flavomarginatus isolate rGopFla2 chromosome 25, rGopFla2.mat.asm, whole genome shotgun sequence genome has a segment encoding these proteins:
- the NKIRAS2 gene encoding NF-kappa-B inhibitor-interacting Ras-like protein 2: protein MGKSCKVVVCGQASVGKTAILEQLLYGNHVVGSEMIETQEDIYVGSIETDRGVREQVRFYDTRGLREGLELPKHCFSCTDGYVLVYSTGSRESFKRVELLKKEIDKCKDKKEVTIVVLGNKCDLQEQRRVDHDAAQHWAKGEKVKLWEVSVADRRTLIEPFTYLASKMTQPQSKSAFPLSRKNKGSGSIDG from the exons ATGGGGAAGAGCTGCAAGGTGGTGGTTTGCGGCCAAGCCTCAGTTGGAAAAACAGCCATTTTGGAGCAGCTCCTCTATGGGAACCATGTGGTTG GTTCCGAGATGATAGAAACCCAGGAGGACATCTACGTGGGCTCAATCGAGACGGACCGTGGGGTGCGGGAGCAGGTGCGATTCTATGACACCCGGGGCCTGCGGgagggcctggagctccccaaGCACTGCTTCTCCTGCACGGACGGCTACGTGCTGGTCTACAGCACCGGCAGCAGGGAGTCCTTCAAGAGGGTGGAGCTGCTCAAGAAGGAAATCGACAAGTGCAAGGATAAGAAGGAG GTCACCATTGTGGTTCTGGGCAACAAGTGCGACCTGCAGGAGCAGCGGCGCGTGGACCACGACGCGGCCCAGCACTGGGCCAAGGGCGAGAAGGTGAAGCTGTGGGAGGTGTCCGTGGCCGACCGCCGGACGCTGATCGAGCCTTTCACCTACCTGGCCAGCAAGATGACGCAGCCGCAGAGCAAATCCGCCTTCCCGCTGAGCCGCAAGAACAAGGGCAGCGGCTCCATAGATGGCTGA